The Penicillium digitatum chromosome 6, complete sequence genome has a window encoding:
- a CDS encoding Phosphatidylethanolamine-binding protein PEBP yields MAIIHYLEFTIGRLLYPIRGHESRQIIHCPAFKDLPEPNMTLESPEAGPSGSKLPLHCTCKAVDGKSCLPELLWTAPDSREETKEYILFCEDLDPPIPFHVFHHCLLWAIPASTTKAEAANVHPEEYAKISRLTVAGWRFVPTLLGLPYVGAGATLGHGKHRYAFTIIALKESLKVKAPEKATKNDIKRAMTGKVIGWAQWTGTFEKPWPN; encoded by the coding sequence ATGGCGATAATACATTATCTCGAGTTTACCATCGGCCGACTGCTGTACCCAATCCGTGGTCATGAGTCAAGACAGATCATCCATTGCCCGGCATTCAAAGACCTTCCGGAGCCCAACATGACCCTTGAATCACCCGAGGCCGGGCCCTCAGGCTCTAAATTACCTCTCCACTGTACTTGCAAGGCCGTCGACGGCAAGAGCTGTCTTCCTGAGCTGCTCTGGACCGCTCCCGACTCTCGTGAGGAAACAAAGGAGTATATACTTTTCTGTGAAGATCTCGATCCACCAATCCCATTTCATGTCTTCCACCACTGTCTTCTCTGGGCAATTCCAGCCTCAACTACCAAGGCCGAAGCGGCTAATGTTCATCCCGAAGAATACGCCAAGATTTCACGCCTGACCGTCGCAGGTTGGCGATTTGTGCCCACTCTACTTGGATTACCGTACGTCGGTGCTGGTGCGACCCTCGGCCATGGAAAACATCGTTACGCCTTCACCATTATCGCTCTCAAAGAGTCGCTGAAGGTCAAGGCTCCTGAGAAAGCGACCAAGAACGATATCAAGCGCGCCATGACAGGCAAGGTCATCGGCTGGGCCCAGTGGACTGGCACATTTGAAAAGCCCTGGCCGAACTAG
- a CDS encoding Major facilitator superfamily domain, general substrate transporter: MLSYISAAFQSPSPDEGVQQRRPRYAGEDTTPTSRREILGWYSYGIAAEVFAVCGVGSFLPLTLEQLARERGTLQTSRLPCVGPSIGNSTNNAEHGQCVVPVFGLEINTASFAIALADYENNRKTLLMVFGFTGALASMLFIFIAPPAFILGSVLVVVGVTCLGSSFVVLNSYLPVLVANDPSLRKKMDGSAEMSSFDRDGDTSDWNDWGNDGADDDSLDELQPSGQAQSSLEGGTGAKAPSSSPELQLSTKISSRGIGLGYFAALFVQIISIITLITLSKTSLAKASSTLPMRFVLLLVGLWWGAFTLVTRNLLKTRPGPRLDTVSTKGTGRWRAWLRLVGFAWKSLWETVKVASKLREVLIFLVAWFLLSDAMATVSGTAILFARTELQLSTPLIGLLSITATVSGMTGAFLWPHVSRYFGFQPNQTIILCIVLFELIPLYGLLAYIPFIRNWGVIGLQQPWEIFPLAIVHGVVSGGLASYCRSFFGLLIPPGSEAAFYALYAATDKGSSFIGPAIVGVLVDATGQVRSGFFFIAVLIILPIPLVWMVNADKGRREGLAMAETDKSHGGPAEYEEAEGLLAR; the protein is encoded by the exons ATGCTGTCCTATATATCTGCTGCTTTTCAGTCCCCGTCGCCGGACGAAGGCGTGCAGCAGCGACGGCCACGGTATGCCGGCGAAGATACCACCCCAACGAGTCGCCGGGAAATCCTGGGATGGTACTCATACGGAATTGCAGCTGAAGTGTTCGCAGTCTGCGGCGTAG GTTCTTTCCTACCCCTCACCTTGGAACAATTAGCCCGGGAGCGCGGCACCCTACAAACGAGCCGCCTTCCCTGCGTCGGACCATCAATAGGGAACAGCACGAATAATGCTGAGCATGGCCAATGTGTGGTCCCCGTCTTCGGCCTCGAGATCAACACAGCTAGCTTCGCCAT CGCGCTGGCAGATTATG AAAACAACCGCAAGACATTGCTTATGGTCTTCGGATTCACCGGTGCGCTCGCCAGCATGTTGTTCATATTCATTGCGCCGCCTGCGTTCATTCTGGGATCCGTCTTGGTCGTCGTTGGTGTGACCTGTCTCGGTTCTTCCTTTGTTGTGCTGAACTCTTACCTCCCTGTGCTTGTCGCTAACGACCCATCCCTGCGAAAGAAGATGGATGGCAGCGCGGAAATGTCGAGCTTCGACCGAGACGGAGATACCTCGGATTGGAACGATTGGGGTAACGATGGTGCCGACGATGACAGTTTAGATGAACTCCAGCCATCAGGCCAGGCACAGAGCTCCCTCGAAGGTGGAACAGGAGCCAAAGCCCCCTCGTCCTCCCCGGAGCTGCAACTGTCGACCAAAATCTCCTCCCGGGGGATTGGTCTTGGATATTTTGCAGCACTTTTTGTGCAAATCATCAGCATTATCACGCTCATCACATTGTCCAAGACCTCCCTTGCCAAAGCGTCTTCCACTCTTCCCATGCGGTTCGTATTGCTCCTGGTTGGACTTTGGTGGGGCGCATTCACCTTGGTCACTCGTAATTTGCTGAAAACACGACCGGGTCCACGCCTGGACACTGTCTCCACCAAGGGAACCGGAAGATGGCGGGCCTGGCTACGACTGGTCGGATTTGCGTGGAAATCCCTGTGGGAGACCGTCAAAGTAGCCAGCAAACTGCGCGAAGTCCTGATCTTCCTCGTAGCATGGTTCCTACTCTCTGATGCAATGGCCACTGTGTCGGGAACAGCGATCCTATTCGCGCGCACGGAACTCCAACTGAGCACGCCGCTCATTGGGCTTCTCTCCATCACCGCCACCGTGTCCGGCATGACGGGCGCATTCTTATGGCCACATGTGTCTCGATACTTTGGCTTTCAGCCGAACCAGACCATCATCCTGTGCATTGTCCTTTTTGAGTTAATCCCCTTGTATGGGTTGCTGGCTTACATCCCCTTCATCAGAAACTGGGGCGTGATCGGGTTACAACAGCCGTGGGAGATTTTCCCGCTAGCCATCGTGCACGGAGTCGTTTCTGGGGGACTGGCATCCTACTGCCGATCATTCTTTGGACTCTTAATTCCGCCCGGGAGTGAGGCTGCGTTTTACGCTCTTTACGCTGCTACTGATAAGGGAAGTTCATTTATTGGACCCGCTATTGTGGGGGTTCTTGTAGATGCGACCGGTCAGGTGCGGAGtggattttttttcatcGCGGTGCTCATCATTTTACCTATTCCGCTTGTGTGGATGGTGAATGCGGACAAGGGCCGACGTGAAGGTTTGGCTATGGCTGAGACGGACAAGTCACATGGTGGGCCTGCTGAGTACGAGGAAGCCGAAGGGCTATTAGCCCGGTAG
- a CDS encoding Phosphatidylethanolamine-binding protein PEBP: MSASVFLLGPGFIGGEIIDLLLISKYKVTTLVRRESAVADYANLGVETVVGSLDDASVITDQVAVSDIVFHTATADHLPSVQAIIDGIRQRATQGLRTVYIHNSGATLLSDNAQGEYKSGTIFDDEKPGEIDAVPDSAFHRHINLVIIRASQELASHAKIAIMIPPLIYGVTTRENRLSIQLPTLIRYSIKHGYVGQIGSGLAVWNQIHVRDLARGYMVLLHSMERAPVAEIAMNPYFFCENGQELAWGECAAEIGRTLKQTGRVGQSTPKPIPKEHWGDLFGDFSGIVVGSNARNRANRLRKLGWAPLEKDTFASVVEDEIPIIEKETGEFTGYASVIAS, from the coding sequence ATGTCTGCGTCTGTCTTCCTTCTTGGTCCCGGCTTCATCGGCGGAGAGATCATAGACCTCCTTCTCATATCAAAGTATAAAGTAACAACTCTTGTTCGCCGCGAATCAGCTGTTGCAGATTACGCCAATTTGGGGGTTGAAACAGTGGTTGGTAGCCTGGATGACGCATCAGTAATCACGGATCAGGTCGCAGTTAGTGACATTGTCTTCCACACTGCAACCGCAGACCACCTGCCATCTGTCCAAGCAATTATCGATGGCATCAGACAGCGAGCGACGCAAGGGCTGAGAACAGTTTACATCCACAATAGTGGGGCAACCTTGCTCTCCGACAATGCCCAAGGAGAGTATAAAAGCGGTACTATCTTTGACGATGAAAAGCCCGGAGAGATTGACGCCGTCCCTGATTCCGCATTTCATCGCCATATCAACTTGGTAATCATCCGAGCAAGCCAAGAACTAGCCTCCCACGCCAAGATCGCCATCATGATTCCACCCCTTATCTACGGCGTGACCACCAGGGAGAACCGCTTGTCGATTCAACTGCCGACGCTCATCCGGTACTCCATCAAACATGGCTATGTGGGTCAGATCGGAAGTGGTCTCGCAGTATGGAATCAGATCCATGTCAGAGACCTTGCCAGGGGATACATGGTTCTCCTTCATTCGATGGAGCGTGCACCTGTCGCTGAGATTGCAATGAATCCGTATTTCTTTTGTGAGAATGGCCAAGAGTTAGCTTGGGGTGAATGTGCTGCTGAGATTGGCCGTACACTGAAGCAGACAGGGCGTGTGGGTCAATCTACGCCGAAGCCCATTCCGAAGGAACACTGGGGTGATTTGTTCGGAGATTTTTCTGGGATTGTGGTCGGATCTAATGCACGAAATAGGGCCAATCGACTTCGGAAATTGGGCTGGGCACCCTTGGAGAAAGACACTTTTGCTTCCGTGGTCGAAGATGAGATCCCAATCATTGAGAAGGAAACTGGGGAGTTCACAGGATACGCGAGCGTCATTGCGTCGTAG